From a single Brassica oleracea var. oleracea cultivar TO1000 chromosome C5, BOL, whole genome shotgun sequence genomic region:
- the LOC106344690 gene encoding uncharacterized protein LOC106344690, which translates to MALNVRNKLGFIYGMIRKPSDNAHDFGSWAICNDLVITWLMNSVSKQIGQRLLFKQDDAPRVYEIEQHLSTIQQGSKDCECSAAVLLKKLQQRSRVTKFLMGLNEGYEQTRRHIVMLKPIPTIEDVFKMVAQDERQKLVKHVLKVENAVFQTTGASTLPVSDGNEYATAYNTYQPRSSIPLCTHCGQLVHVIQKCFRLHEYPPGYKHYNSGQSFNKSGIVGRGLINLFAHNNNNKDLLLI; encoded by the exons ATGGCGCTCAATGTGCGTAACAAGCTTGGATTCATTTATGGTATGATTCGTAAACCTTCTGATAATGCTCATGATTTTGGTTCTTGGGCAATATGCAATGACTTGGTGATTACTTGGTTGATGAACTCTGTTTCGAAGCAAATTGGTCAAAGGCTATT ATTCAAACAAGATGATGCACCTCGTGTCTATGAGATTGAACAACATCTTAGTACGATTCAGCAGGGATCTAAGGAT TGTGAGTGTAGTGCTGCAGTGTTGTTGAAGAAGCTTCAACAGAGAAGTCGAGTTACAAAGTTTTTGATGGGTCTCAATGAAGGTTATGAGCAAACTCGTAGGCATATTGTAATGCTCAAACCGATTCCTACTATTGAAGACGTCTTTAAAATGGTGGCCCAAGATGAAAGACAGAAGTTGGTTAAACATGTTCTAAAGGTTGAGAATGCAGTCTTTCAGACTACTGGAGCTTCTACACTTCCTGTGTCAGATGGTAACGAGTATGCCACAGCTTACAACACTTATCAACCTCGTTCAAGTATACCTTTGTGTACACACTGTGGGCAGCTTGTTCATGTCATTCAAAAGTGCTTTCGTCTTCATGAATATCCTCCTGGATACAAGCATTACAATTCAGGGCAATCGTTTAACAAGTCTGGTATTGTTGGTCGTGGGCTAATCAATCTCT